In Hypanus sabinus isolate sHypSab1 chromosome 10, sHypSab1.hap1, whole genome shotgun sequence, the genomic stretch GTCCAGGCCCTTCTACGGGGCTGGCTactgttttgaattttttttatagAAAATATAGAAAAGTTGGTTGTTCTCAAAATCCTGATTTGCTTATACCTTCGAAGATGCTAGTAAGACTTTCTACATCATCTTGAATGCGCAGTTGTAATATTTCCTCAAGCAGAGAGTGACGGTGGTTCTCCTCATCAATGCCCATTTGTTCCAACTTTCCTTCAGTCAATCTCAACAAAGCACGTCCTGTTGGTATAAATAAACGTTActcataagactataagaaagAGGAAAAGGAGTAAACTACTAGTGTCTGCTCAGTCATTCAGTAAGATAATGGTTCATCTAATTTTCCTCACCCACTTTCCCACCCTCTACCACAAGCCTCAATTCCATTTTTGATCAAAATGGATCCATCCCAGCTTTGAATATATTCAAAGATTCCGTTTTCTACAACTTATTGTATTCAAAAGAACCATAACCCTTTGAGAGGAGATATTCTGAAATGGGCAACACTTTATGATAATAACTTCTGGTAGCCACTACTTATCTACACTGGTGTCAATTTCcagtgactgattaacctaccggCAAGCCTTTGGAATCAGGAAGAAAAACAGAGCATGCAGTCATTGTTGGATCATGCAAACTCTTCTCAAACAGCACCCAAgggcaggattgaacctgggtcattggaGCTGTGTGGTAATAGTACTGACTGCTGTGCTATCATGCCATCCACATCAAACACATCAATACCAGAGATTCTtccagattcctcccccccatcccactctcccactatagTCCCAAAGTTCCGATGCTAATTGCAATTTTAAAAGGAAATCTAAAAGAATTAGCCAATAATTATTAGCTTCATGTTCCAATGTACAAATCAACCTGGATTCTGAGATGTATACTGACCTTTTACagccatctttttttttaaaatgagaaaCTTAACTTCTGGCAAGAAAAATAATACAAGTAAAGGACGAAATTCACTTTCCACCTGTGGTAAAATAAAATTACACAATCTGTATGCCAACACATTTCAGAGAATGATGATGCAATTTCAACAAAGCAAGCGATGAACTTTAGACCTTTCCACTTTAAAGAACTCCAATTATATAGATCATTCAGTTACAGGCTGAAAGCTGAAAAACAAGTTAAATTCTGCCAAGTGTCAACAAGACATATTACCCggagaacagtttataagggtcTACAATTGCTATAAAGTGTCAGTTGTCAGCTCTAGTTGTGATTCAGAACAGCAAAGCATATCAGGTTAAATTGCTTAACTTCTACACGGCCTTCATCTCAATGTAGTTCCTTCTTCTGAAATAGTTTATCATTCATACAGCAGTATAGGTCAGACAGGGTGTTAATCATAGATAAATATCCTTTAAGAGCTCATTTTGCAGTGACATTGCATGAACTTCGTGAACACCATATGCTACATAGCAACCCTACCTAAATTACTCATTTTCAGACCCAACTCTTTAAATGCTTATACAGAGACAGTTTTCCACATATTTATTCTACACCCCCATGATACTGCTCAATAACTTTTAATCTTATGAAAATAAAAAATGTACTGCAATTATTATTACATGATGCACCTTTAAGACTACATTCTCAAATTACCTGAGTTAAGATTAAAGAGATCTGttagtcaagtcgtcactttttattgtcatttcgaccataactgctggtacagtacacagtaaaaaccagatgtttttcaggaccatggttaaAGGCTGTTATGAAGTTTTATGCATCCCAGATTATAAACAATGACATCTGTCTATGTCTCCATAATTCTTGAATCTGTTGCTTAAAATCTTTCTCCTTCCCAATTGCCAAAATGTTTCTTGGAACTTACTTCTTTGACTAAAGTCCTATTGTAATGTCCAATACAAAGTCCACCTTTTCGAGTTTTCTGGTCACCCCTTTACAGAAAGCATGTCCAGGTTTTGCAAAAGGggccagaagagatttacaaagtgttgcctgtattagagggtatgagctacagagaaaggttacaCAAATGTGGGTTGTATTCTCAAGGTTGAGGGAGAAATTCATAAATTTATGAGAGACATGGATAGGGTAGAATCTTCATGCATTGAAGGTAAGAAAAAAGCAGTATAAAGGAAATTTGTGGGGGGGATTTATCCTTTCAGAGTGCTATTTGCCAGGAATGTGCTGCAGGTAATGAAAACAGATACAATAGTGGTGTTTAGATAAACAGATGAgtatgcaggaaatggagggatgtggattatgtgtaggcagaagatatttagtttaatttggaatTTGTGTTCAATGcagacactgtgggccaaagttccagttgctgtactgttctaaagAAAGTGTTCTGTATAAAAAAAGCTTATGAGAACATGTCCAAAATAAATGCTTATAGAGGCTTGCAGTCTGCCATTTTGATTTATGGCTACTTCTTCCAAAATTATTCACCTGCCATAGGCTTAGCAACATCAGGTTTCCAGCTGATGCTCCACACTACTGCCCAGCATTCCTGAGGCAAGCTTATCTCCTCACTCACTTCACAAGATGGAGAACTTCACTGACAAGAGCAATGTGATGATGTTGTCAAATTTAACTGGATTATAGTAAAATTAAGTTTAACCTAATCTTAGAAAAGAACAAAGTAAAAATATTTATTTGGAAGAGAGTTACTTCTCAGTAAAGGGAAAATAATCCAGTCCAGCTAATCAACTTGAGTTCTTACGAAGGCATGTGGCTGAGCATTTTGTATCTTTCTTCACGGAAAGGATGTCATAATAAATTTTACAATAAAGGAAATGttagttcagaaatcagatgggatGAAACGGATGCTACTTTCAAGGCTGAAATGGTCATTTACCCATTATGGATGGGATGTGTCCCTGCTGCAAATGGCAAGAATGGAAATCAATTCTATCATTCCACAATTACCGGGTTTTTTAAAAAGAAACGACTGTCTTCCATGAGGGCTGGGGAGTTTAAACTATTGTGACATTGTTCAATTCAACTGGAAGGAAATGTGTAATGGTGTCCACAGTTCTTATCAATATACAGTATGGTATTAGTAGAACTTGGGTTTATGGCACCTCAATGGGATATGAAGAACACTAAATACTCGACATCCCTGCATGTATGCAACTGATGCTCCCACAATGCTCAGGAGTAGTTGCAACTACAACTACGCCAGTCTtctgaacttcactcaccaaaattctgaactgcttccacaaaCTGCAGatgcactttcaaagactctacagcgCATGCTCTCATATTTTTTGttcatcttcttttgcacgttggttgtttctTAGTCATCATTTATGCTTagtattttttcataaattctatgtatttattttcctatatacgcccacaagaaaataaatcacaaggtaatatatggtaacatagaacataaaaatttacagcacaatacaggtattttggcccataatgttgtgccgacctagacactgcctagaatttctctagcgcatagccctctatttttctaagctctcagaggctcttaagagaccctattgtatctgcttccaccatcattgctggcagtgcattccacgcactcaccactctctatgtgaaaaacttgctcctgacatcccctcggtacctatttccaagcaccttaaaactatgccccatcagccacttcagccctaggaaaaaccCTCTGGctagccacacgatcaatgcccacatcatcaactatacctctatcaggacacctcatcctccgtcgcttcaaggagaaagggccgagttcactcaacctattctcataaggtacgccctccaatccaggcaacatccttgtaaatctcctctgcactctctctatagtatccacatccttcctgtagtgaggtgaccagaactgaacacagtactccaagtgggatctgaccatggtcttatatagctacaacattacctcatggctcttgaactcagtcccgcggttgatgaatgtcaacacactatatgccttcttaacaacactgtcaaactgctcagcagctttgagtgtcctatcaacacgggccccaagatctctcagatcctccacaccgccatgagtcttaccatttatattatattctgtcttcaagttGGACCTACAAAAATAAACCACtttacacttaactgggttgaaatccatctgccacttctcagcccagctctgcatctatgtcccgctgtaacctctgacagtcctccacactatccaaaacaccctcaacctttgtgtcatcagcaaagttactaacccacccttctacttcttcaaaaaggtcatttataaaaatcacagagaggaggggtcccagaacagatctctgagggacaccactggtcaccgacctacatgcagaatacaaaccatctacaaccactttttgccttctgtgggcaagcaaattgcggatccacaaagcaaggtctccttaggatcccatgcctccttactctctGAAGGAACCTTTCATGGGGAATTTTATAAAATGCCTTacagaaatccatatacactacatccactgctctaccttcaaagtgttttgttacatcctcatagaattcaatcaggttcataaggcacaacctgcccttgacaaagccatgctggctaccCTTAATCAGatgatgtctctccaaatgctcataaatcctgcctctcaggatcttctccaacaatttgcccaccactgaagtcagacccactggtctataatttcctgggttatctctactcactttcttgagcaagggaacaacattcgcaaccctccaatcctctgatacttctcccatccctagaGATGACACGAAGATCATCgtaagaggctcagcaatctcctccctcgcttcccccagttgcctgggatacatctcatcctgtcccagtgacttatctaacttaatgcttttcaaaagctccagcacatcctctttcttaatgtctatatgctcaggcatttcagtccgctgtaagtcatccccacaattgccaaggtctttttccctggtgaatactgaagcaaagttttcattaagtaccttcgTGACCTTCTGCAACTCCATGTGCACATTTCTactatcacacctgattggtcctattctcacagggctcatcctcttgctcttcacatacttgtggaatggCCTTCGAGTTATCCTTAAATCTGCTCAcccaggccttctcatggccccttctgcttctcctaattccatttttaagctccttcctaacaactttataattttctagagctctaacagtacctagtttcttgaacctttcgtaagcttttcttttcttcttgactagattttctacatactttgtacaccatggttctttaactctaccatcctttccctgcctcaatggaacatacctatgcagaacaccatgcaaatatcccctcaacatttgccacattcctgCTGTGcacttccctgagaacatctgctcccaatttatgctcccaagttcctgcctaatagcatcatattttcccctaccccaattaaatgttttcacaaattgtctgctcctatccctctccagcactatgatGAAGGAGATAGAGTcattgtcactacctccaaaatactctcccactgagaggtctgacacctctcatttcccaataccagatcaagtacatccTCTCCTctagtaggcttatctacatattgcatcaggaaaccttcctgaacatatctaacaaactccaccccatctaaaccccttgcactaagggaataccaatcaatattagggaagttaaaatctcccatcacaacaaccctattattattccactgttccagaatctgcctccttatctgctccttaATATCCCcattactattggatggtctatacaaaacacccagtagagttattgctcctttcctgtttctgacttccacccccACTGACTCATTAgaccatccctccatgacttccaccttttctgcagccacgaCACTGTCCCTAAATAGCAATGCCGtgccctcacctcttttgcttccctctctgttctttttgaaacatctacagcctggcacactcagtagtcattcctgctcctgagacatccaagtctccataatggccacaatgtcacagttccacgtattgatccatgctctaagttcatccaccttgcttatgatactccttgcagtga encodes the following:
- the LOC132400595 gene encoding sterile alpha motif domain-containing protein 12-like isoform X2, with translation MGMLSQVESEFRPLLVLFFLPEVKFLILKKKMAVKGRALLRLTEGKLEQMGIDEENHRHSLLEEILQLRIQDDVESLTSIFEVIEKNMTAYTG